One window of Papaver somniferum cultivar HN1 chromosome 9, ASM357369v1, whole genome shotgun sequence genomic DNA carries:
- the LOC113308369 gene encoding mediator of RNA polymerase II transcription subunit 25-like — translation MLTGITNTVANQSPMKIKTDTSLVPSISGPFPTSVHPVIESMMSRQSIHVGSTSPATVKMEPNTTPSSNFPHPPSVSHGPYQGITNLQSSPPSSTSQYLITNNDNVQEFKLVVGGLSEPLCPIGPVAESASILNNISQIRQAMNSANLFIFLIQK, via the exons ATGCTCACTGGAATAACAAACACAGTCGCAAATCAAAGCCCTATGAAGATTAAGACGGATACATCTTTAGTTCCCTCAATTTCAGGGCCTTTTCCTACTTCAGTCCATCCAG TGATTGAGTCAATGATGAGTCGTCAATCAATTCATGTCGGAAGTACGTCGCCGGCAACAGTAAAAATG GAGCCAAACACCACACCTTCTTCAAATTTTCCCCATCCTCCATCTGTATCTCATGGTCCTTATCAGGGAATCACAAACTTGCAATCTTCTCCACCTTCGTCCACTTCACAATATTTGATCACAAACAATGACAATGTTCAGGAATTTAAACTTGTAGTTGGTGGTCTATCCGAACCGTTATGTCCAATAGGCCCTGTGGCAGAAAGTGCGAGTATTTTGAACAATATCTCTCAAATACGGCAAGCTATGAACTctgctaatttatttatttttttgattcaaaaGTGA
- the LOC113307807 gene encoding protein PECTIC ARABINOGALACTAN SYNTHESIS-RELATED-like, producing MASFSPKRAMAELRHSSSSLGSRASSSPLKREGGDPDITPLISPDNQSPHDDDDNRHSIRDYSSRPFWMPNYFLCPDETRVSSTSLYNSKISLSLLLFVFIGALICIPTIWNRLNAPYLCKKDGIVLQCPRVKESPSLWENPYSATTSWKPCAERRDGFSDLPSENDTSGYVLIQAEGGLNQQRIAICNAVAVAKIMNATLILPMLKQDQIWKDETKFQDIFDVDHFIDYLKDDVRIVRDIPDWFPDKAELFTSIRRTVKNIPKYASAQFYIDNVLPRIKEKKIMALKPFVDRLGYDNVPQEINRLRCRVNYHALKFLPEIEQMADRLASRMRNRTGGSNPYMALHLRFEKGMVGLSFCDFVGTRDEKVKMAEYRRKEWPRRFKNGSHLWQLALQKRKEGRCPLEPGEVAVILRAMGYPKETQIYVASGQVYGGQNRMAPLRNMFPNLVSKEDLTSKEELDGFRKHVTSLAALDFLVCLKSDVFVMTHGGNFAKLIIGARRYLGHRQKSIKPDKGLMSKSFGDPYMGWATFVDDVVITHQTRTGLPEETFPNYDLWENPLTPCMCKA from the exons ATGGCTAGTTTCAGTCCAAAGAGAGCAATGGCAGAGTTAAGACATTCATCAAGTTCATTAGGTAGTAGAGCTTCATCATCACCATTAAAAAGAGAAGGAGGAGACCCAGATATAACACCATTAATATCACCTGATAATCAATCTcctcatgatgatgatgataatagaCATTCTATTAGAGATTACAGTAGTAGACCTTTTTGGATGCCTAATTATTTCTTATGTCctgatgaaactagggtttcttcAACTTCTCTGTATAACTCTAAGATCTCACTTTCTCTTCTCTTATTTGTATTTATTGGTGCTCTGATCTGTATCCCCACCATCTGGAATCGCTTA AATGCTCCTTACCTGTGTAAGAAAGACGGAATCGTGTTACAGTGTCCTCGT GTAAAGGAGTCACCTTCCCTATGGGAGAATCCGTACTCTGCAACGACATCTTGGAAGCCTTGTGCGGAGCGTCGTGATGGATTCTCAG ATCTTCCTTCAGAGAATGATACAAGTGGTTATGTGTTGATTCAGGCTGAAGGTGGCTTAAATCAACAAAGAATAGCT ATTTGTAATGCTGTGGCTGTGGCCAAGATAATGAACGCCACCCTTATTTTGCCGATGTTGAAGCAGGACCAGATTTGGAAAGATGAAAC AAAATTTCAAGACATCTTTGACGTCGATCATTTCATTGACTACTTGAAGGATGATGTTAGAATTGTACGCGACATTCCAGACTGGTTTCCTGACAAAGCAGAGCTATTCACAAGTATAAG ACGCACTGTGAAAAACATTCCAAAGTATGCTTCAGCACAGTTCTACATTGATAATGTACTCCCAAGGATCAAGGAGAAGAAGATAATGGCTCTTAAACCTTTCGTAGATAGACTGGG GTATGATAATGTTCCCCAGGAAATCAACAGGCTTAGGTGCCGGGTGAACTACCATGCCCTGAAATTCCTTCCTGAGATCGAACAAATGGCTGACAGATTAGCCTCAAGGATGAGGAACCGCACTGGTGGTTCAAATCCTTACAT GGCTCTTCATTTGAGATTTGAGAAAGGAATGGTTGGACTATCTTTCTGCGATTTCGTAGGGACAAGAGATGAAAAGGTTAAGATGGCAGAATACAGACGGAAGGAGTGGCCACGGCGGTTCAAG AATGGATCCCATCTTTGGCAGCTGGCCCTGCAGAAGAGGAAGGAAGGACGATGCCCCCTTGAGCCAGGGGAAGTTGCTGTAATTCTTCGAGCGATGGGATACCCTAAAGAAACTCAAATTTATGTCGCTTCTGGACAGGTTTATGGTGGACAGAATCGAATGGCCCCACTTAGAAACATGTTCCCCAATCTG GTGTCTAAGGAAGACTTAACTAGCAAAGAAGAGTTGGATGGATTCCGTAAGCATGTTACCAGCCTTGCAGCCCTCGATTTCTTGGTGTGCTTGAAGTCAGATGTGTTTGTAATGACTCATGGAGGCAACTTTGCTAAGCTTATCATTGGGGCACGGAGGTATTTGGGTCACCGGCAAAAATCAATAAAGCCAGACAAGGGGCTAATGTCCAAGTCCTTCGGTGATCCTTACATGGGATGGGCAACCTTTGTCGACGATGTTGTTATCACGCACCAAACAAGAACTGGTTTGCCTGAAGAAACCTTCCCTAACTATGATCTATGGGAGAATCCTTTGACCCCCTGCATGTGTAAAGCTTGA
- the LOC113312620 gene encoding probable LRR receptor-like serine/threonine-protein kinase At1g56140 — MVQIKHPMFEFTTLPTSKIQAMPPVLNTVSYTWELLYLYASYFGEITKVAELICCIIKLRSYIDSFGVGGEIPQTFASLVNMKTMWASENAFTGKIPDFIGNWSKLTSLRFEGNSFEGPIPSSLSNLTLLTDLRISDLSNISSSLDFIKDMKKLTVLVLRNSLISGGIPSNVGEYGELQRLDLSFNNLTGRIPGSLFNLSSLSNLFLGNNSLSGILPPQKSSRLLTVDLSYNELSGSLPSWVTQQNTSLNLVANNFPDDILRNTMKDIAFISPGYKQDFVVVGSCHLLLVGLNHYKLFPNSSFAIKCGGSNMRSSDGIDFEADNSTLGPASLHLTNTRRWAVSNVDLFGEREGAQYTLNTLSQITGTLDSELFQTSRISGSLRYYGLGLENGPYKINLRFAETDYKDPSTLTWESLGRRVFDIYLQGNRRVKDFDVRKEAGGASNRAVEKNYKVQVSQNYLEIHLFWDGKGTCCILKQGSYGPSISAISVTPDFQPTVSNLPPAAPKKSKTGLIVGIVVSVTVLSCIAIFAVFYCRRKKSDIDEEEELLGIENRPNTFTYAELKNAIKDFNSANKLGEGGFGSVYKVIK, encoded by the exons ATGGTTCAAATAAAGCATCCGATGTTTGAGTTTACAACTCTGCCAACATCCAAAATTCAAG CTATGCCCCCAGTTTTAAATACTGTAAGTTATACTTGGGAGTTGCTATACCTATATG CTTCTTATTTTGGAGAAATAACAAAAGTCGCTGAACTGATTTGTTGTATCATCAAACTTCGCAGTTACATCGACAGCTTTGGAGTGGGTGGAGAGATACCTCAGACATTTGCTAGCCTAGTAAACATGAAAACCAT GTGGGCTTCAGAGAATGCTTTCACAGGCAAGATACCTGACTTTATTGGGAATTGGTCCAAACTAACCTCCTT GAGATTTGAAGGGAACTCTTTTGAAGGGCCTATTCCATCCAGCTTATCTAATTTGACTTTGTTAACTGACCT GAGAATTAGTGACTTGTCTAACATAAGCTCATCGTTGGATTTTATCAAGGACATGAAGAAATTAACCGTCTT AGTTTTGAGAAACAGTTTGATTTCTGGTGGTATTCCATCCAATGTGGGAGAGTATGGAGAGTTACAAAGGCT TGATCTGAGCTTTAACAATTTAACTGGACGCATTCCAGGGTCTCTCTTCAATTTGAGTTCTCTTTCTAACTT GTTTCTGGGGAACAATAGCCTGTCTGGTATCCTTCCTCCCCAAAAAAGTTCAAGACTTCTCACTGT AGATTTGTCATACAATGAACTGTCAGGAAGTCTTCCTTCTTGGGTAACCCAGCAAAACACATCACT GAATTTGGTCGCAAATAATTTTCCAGACGATATCTTAAGAAACAC TATGAAAGATATAGCTTTCATATCTCCAGGCTATAAGCAGGACTTTGTAGTtgtaggatcttgccacctactCCTAGTCGGTCTGAACCATTATAAATTGTTTCCAA ACTCCTCTTTCGCGATTAAGTGTGGTGGCTCAAATATGAGATCTTCAGATGGTATAGATTTTGAGGCAGACAACTCAACTCTTGGTCCAGCATCGTTACATCTTACTAATACTAGGAGATGGGCCGTTAGCAATGTCGATCTGTTTGGTGAAAGAGAAGGAGCTCAGTATACCTTGAATACTCTTTCTCAGATTACGGGTACTTTAGACTCGGAGCTGTTTCAGACATCCAGGATATCAGGATCACTAAGATACTACGGCCTTGGTCTTGAGAACGGACCGTACAAAATCAACCTACGATTTGCGGAGACAGATTATAAAGATCCCAGCACACTCACATGGGAGAGTCTTGGAAGACGTGTTTTCGATATTTATCTTCAG GGGAATAGGCGCGTGAAGGATTTTGATGTAAGAAAGGAGGCAGGTGGGGCCTCTA ataGAGCTGTTGAGAAGAATTACAAGGTTCAGGTATCTCAGAACTACCTTGAGATTCATCTTTTTTGGGATGGGAAAGGGACTTGCTGCATACTTAAGCAAGGTTCTTACGGACCATCCATTTCTGCCATTAGTGTTACACCAG ATTTTCAACCAACTGTCAGTAACCTTCCTCCAGCTGCTCCCAAAAAGAGCAAGACTGGTTTAATTGTCGGCATTGTAGTTTCTGTTACGGTGTTGAGCTGTATTGCCATATTTGCGGTGTTTTATTGTAGAAGGAAAAAGTCAGATatcgatgaagaagaag AGCTTCTAGGGATAGAGAACAGGCCAAATACGTTTACTTATGCAGAACTGAAAAATGCTATAAAAGACTTCAATTCTGCAAACAAGCTAGGAGAGGGAGGATTTGGATCTGTTTACAAGGTAATCAAATAA